CAATGAACACTTAAATATTTCATAAAAGTATTTGCTTTCTCTTTTACTGATATTCTTGAAGTACTTTTAGAATTTTCGGGCAACCAGGGTTCCATTTCACTGTTACCAACATCATTAACAATAATTAAATCTAACACATTATCTCTATGTTTCGATTTACTAATGTTTACCATACTACCAATAGCCTGATTATCTACTATTCCACCATCCATTACCCCAATTCCTTTACTAAAATTTTCGAGACGTTTTAAGGCTTTATAATCAATATTTTTTTTATCACGAATATAATCATCCGGGAAAACCAAAGGCTCGAATCCAATAGGAAAGCAGGATGAAGATGCAACTATATCAGAAAGTTCGATTTTGTTGCTTAATTTATTTAGTTCTTCACAGGTTAACTCTCCATTTCCAAATGTGCCTATATTTTGAAACCTAAAGGCTCTTCCAAAGGAAAATTCGGTTGCATTAAAGCAAACATGTTTAAGTTTCGATGCCCCCATATTCTTAAACATCTCAAATTGTCCCTGAAAAAAAGGCATATCAGCGTAAGCTAAAGCAAATGCGTTAATCAAAGATCTTTTTTTATGTGGATGCTTTTTCCACAAAGCTCGATTTTCTAGTTTTTCGACTGCATTTTCAAGTAACTTATCCTTATCGGGTTCAAAACAATCGTAAAATTCCCTGTAAAAATTTTCAAAATTATAATTATCTGTTTGCAATGCTTTTGCATAGGCCATAGCAAGCAAAGATCCTCCACTTACCGAACTTATTGCTTCTACCCTATTTAGCAATGCATCGCCCTCATAAGATATTCTGTTTAAGTAAGAAAGAACACCCAGCGAAAAAAAAGTAGCACGATATCCTCCACCACTAAAACAAAGGCCAATTGATTGAAATGGGATAAGTTGTGTTCTCATGCTAATATCATTTTTGGATTATTTGCCTAATAATAGGAAACATTATTTTTTATGCTAAACTACAATAATATTGGGAATATCAATATTAAAAATTATATGAATTACTTCTGTTTATTATTGCACATATTTTTCACAAAATAAGCAATAACAGAATTTTAGCTAAGTCATAAAGTTTAATTTAGTTGTGCAATCGTTTTAATTATATTGTTAGTTATTTTTTTTAAGTAATCTCTAAATATTTTCTCTAATTTTAAAAGCTCATAAGTCCAATCTTATAAATTATTATCTCTATTTTTAATATCCCGCTATGAAGGCGGTTTTACCCTCTAAATTAAATTAACTATGGATCCTCTTTGGCTAGCTATTGCATTTTCTTTCGGACTACTTGTAAAATTAATTGGACTTCCCCCATTAATAGGATATCTATTAGCAGGATTTACCTTAAAATATTTTGGTGCCGAATCGAATGAATTAATTGAGAGTCTTTCCAATTTAGGAATAAGTCTTTTATTATTTACCATTGGTCTTAAGTTAAGTATAAAAGATCTCCTTCATAAGGAAATTTGGGGTGGAGCTTCAATACATCT
This genomic interval from uncultured Marinifilum sp. contains the following:
- a CDS encoding patatin-like phospholipase family protein, translated to MRTQLIPFQSIGLCFSGGGYRATFFSLGVLSYLNRISYEGDALLNRVEAISSVSGGSLLAMAYAKALQTDNYNFENFYREFYDCFEPDKDKLLENAVEKLENRALWKKHPHKKRSLINAFALAYADMPFFQGQFEMFKNMGASKLKHVCFNATEFSFGRAFRFQNIGTFGNGELTCEELNKLSNKIELSDIVASSSCFPIGFEPLVFPDDYIRDKKNIDYKALKRLENFSKGIGVMDGGIVDNQAIGSMVNISKSKHRDNVLDLIIVNDVGNSEMEPWLPENSKSTSRISVKEKANTFMKYLSVHWSFLTILFSGIILMLINSLEIITGQAWPSLYVIGGVLTGIGLSLSLAGGVIAYLKSDALAKLKVIFENNVPGSLLTEIKSFQKLNTDLVKRMLIERATSGAKMIDDVFLKQIRYLNYELMYSSENLENRRISSVIGSLNGAKKTHSDINPPQKQLKAVALTASKAPTSLWWSEEDKKVDRMNSLIACGQFTTCYNLMKYILELKSCGISNKEIDKMYEVLKEDWAKFNENPLFALD